The sequence below is a genomic window from Deltaproteobacteria bacterium GWC2_55_46.
TGGCGAACTCGTCTATCTCTCTTATCGAGGCTACGGGGATGATATTGCCGTAATCAAGGCCGTGCCCGGCATGGGTCTTCAGTCCAAGCTTCCTTGAAAATATCGCCGAATCGTAAATCCTTTTAAGCTCGGAGTGCATGGCCGGCCCTTCCTTTGATTCGGCGTATGTCCCCGTATGAAGCTCAACCCCGTCAGAGCCTATCCTGTGGCACGCCTTTACCGCCTCTGGAGAAGGGTCGACAAAGAGGTTTACCCTGATCCCGGCGTCCTTAAGCTGCCCCACGAACCTCTTCAAGTGCTCCAGGTGCGTCTTCACGTCAAGGCCGCCCTCTGTGGTAAGCTCCTGCCTTTTTTCAGGCACCAGGGTCACCATGTCCGGTTTTATCTCAAGGGCCGATTCGAGCATCTCTTTGGTGGCGGCCATCTCAAGGTTCAATTCAGTCTTTACGGTCCGGCGCAAGACCTGCACGTCCCTGTCCTGTATGTGGCGCCTGTCCTCCCTCAAGTGGACGGTTATGCCGTCCGCCCCGGCAAGCTCCGCCAAAACGGCGGCTGAGACCGGGTCCGGTTCTGTAGCCAGGCGCGCCTGCCTGACGGTCGCCACATGATCTACGTTCACAGAAAGCTTCGCCATCTCAAAATAGTCCCTTCACGTATTTATATACAGCGACTGAGTAATTGCGCATAAAGAGCGACAGAACAAAGCAGGTCTGCCTTAGTTTGACACTCTATATACCAGCATATCAGCCTATCTCTTTTTTGAGGACCTCGGCCAGCTCACTGGCCATGGCCGCGATCTCTTCCTTCCTCTCGCCCTCTATGGTTATCCTTGCCAGCGGCTCTGTTCCGGAATAGCGTATGAAGGCCCGCCCCTTGTCCTTGAGCTTCTCCTCGACATCCTTCAGGGCCTTCGCCACCGCGGGGATGGAGCCGAGGTCTTTTTTCTCCCTGACCTTTACGTTAAGGAGTATCTGCGGGTAGGTCGTCATCACCTTCGCGAGCTCTGAAAGCGGCTTGCCTTCCTGTACCATCATCTTCAATACCTGAAGGCCGGATATGACCCCGTCGCCCGTGGTCGTATGGTCGAGATAGATTATATGCCCGGACTGCTCTCCGCCGAGGTTGTACCCGCCCCTCAGCATCTCCTCGACCACGTACCTGTCGCCGACCGCGGTCCGTATGACCTTGCCGCCGGCGTTTCTGATGGCCTCCTCGAAGCCGGAGTTGCTCATTATGGTCGAAACTACCGTGTTGCCCTTGAGGGTCCCCTCTTTAAGCATGCCTGAGGCGCAGATGGCGAGTATGTAGTCTCCGTCGAGGACATTGCCGCGCTCGTCGACCATTATGCACCTGTCGCCGTCGCCGTCCAGGGCAAAGCCCACGTGCGCGCCGGTGGCCCGCACGAGGGAGGCGACCTTTTCAGGGTAAAGGGCACCGCACTCGTGGTTGATGTTCTCTCCGTCCGGGCTCACGCCTGTTGTTATGACCTCCGCGCCGAGCTCGTAGAATACGGATGGGGCAACCTTGTATGCCGCCCCGTTGGCGCAATCGACGGCTATCTTCAATCCGTCGAGGGTAAGCTCCTTGGGGAACGTGTTCTTCGCGAAGACGACGTACCTGCCGATGGCGTCATCTACCCTGTAGGCCTTTCCCACCTCTCTGGCGGTGGGCCTGTGGCTCGGGTCGTGGTTCTCGAAGATGAACTGCTCTATCTTAAGCTCAAGGTCGTCAGGGAGCTTAAGCCCGTCCCTTGAGAAGAACTTGATGCCGTTGTCCTGGTAGGGGTTATGCGAGGCGGAGATGACGACACCCGCGTCAGCGCGCATGCTCGATGTGATGAAGGCTATGCCGGGCGTCGGGAGAGGCCCCACCATGAGCGCGTCTACCCCCATCGAGCAGATCCCGGCCATCATGGCGCTCTCGAGCATGTAGCCAGAAAGCCTCGTGTCCTTGCCTATGACTATCCTGTGCCTCCTGGCCTCCTGCTTGAATATATACGCTATCGCCCTGCCAAGCTGAAGGGCCATCTCCGAGGTCATCGGCTCGATATTGGCCACTCCCCTCACACCATCAGTGCCAAAAAGCCTTTTCTTGACTCGCATGGGGCTTATCTCTCCTTCCTTATGACTATCTTTACATCCACCTTGTCCGCGCTCAATGTCCTCAAATCCATCCCTGAGGCGTCTACAGTGGCAGAGAGGCTTACCGATGAATCGAGGCCGGAGACGTCGACCGGCCTTGTGTAGAGCTCTCGAAGGTCCCTTATCCCTTTTTTCGTGCCGCTCGCGGCCACCGTCCTTGGAAAGACCAGCACGTCCGCGACCCTGTAGCCGTGGGCCGGCCTGCCGGAGATCCTTACCCTCACAGGCAGCTCGACATTTATGAGCCTCTCAAGTCTAAAGTCTATCGAGCTCGGCCTGAACCTCTGCACGTCGACTCCCAATGGTGTCCTTATGTCGCCGGGCTGTATGCGGTATGTATTGAGCCCTTCCTTCGCTCCGCTCAAGTCAAGCTCGGCTGTTATCTGGGAAGAAGAAAGATTGCCGATGAAGAGCTTTGGCCCGGTGACCCGCACCTCCACCTCGTCAGGCGGCATGCTCGTCATGATGAGGTCTTTGGGGACCCCCTTGAAGCCCACGGGGACTATAAAGCCCACCTCGGTCCTCGACTGCCCGGCCACAAAGAACCATAACGCGGTGGCAAATACGAGGGCAAGGGCCTTTAGCCGCAAGTTCGACGAGAAGAGCACCTTCATTTTACCGGCGCCCTCCAGGGGAATATGTCCTTCCTGGGATAGCCTTTGTGCGCGAAGAGCTTTTTGAGGTCCCCAAGGAGCTTGTCGGCGCCGAGGTCTACCTGCAGGCCATCCTCCACGACAAGCGTCATCTCCCCGGTCTCCTCGGAGACGACTATTATGGCGGCGTCCGTCTCCTCGGCAAGTCCTATGGCAGCCCTGTGCCTGGTCCCCATCGAATTGGAAAGCTCCCTGGCCGTAAGTGGCAGTATGGCGCCGGCCCTTGAGACCCTGCCGTTCTTTACGATTATCGCGCCGTCATGGATAGGCGAGGCCGGGTTGAATATCGACAATATAAGCTCCTTCGAGACCCTGGCGTCGAGCTCTACCCCGGCCTCCTCCCCAACAAAGTCGCCAAGGTCGATCGAGCGCTCGAGAACCACAATGCCGCCTGTCCTCTCCTTGGACATCTTGGAGACGGCCTTCACTATCTCTTCGAGGAGCCCCCCTGAGTTCATGGTGTCGCGGGTGCTGAAGGGCTTGCCCATCTGGACAAGCGCCCTCCTTATGTCCTGCTGAAAGACGACTATCAAGAATATTACTATCGACCCGAGGAAGTTCGACAGTATCCAGTGGAGCGTAAGCAGCTCAAAGCGTTGGGAGACGAAATAGACCACCACGATGATGGCTATCCCCCAGAGCATCCTCTCTGCCCTGGTGCCCTTGAACATGAGCATGAGCCAGTAGAGGACGAAGGCCACTATAGCGATATCGAGTACCGCTATCACGGTATTGATGCCGAAGATATTCTCTATCATATTATCTATGGTTTACGATTGCGTCCGCCACCAGCGCCGCGTCCTTTGCCTCTTTCACGTCATGGACCCTCAGGATGGAAGCCCCGTTCATGACCGCGGCAACCGAGGCGGCAAGGGTCCCGGAAAGCCGCTGCCCGGCATCCGCTCCGCCGGTTATCCTGCCGATGAACGACTTTCTCGAAGCCCCCACGAGCACCGGCCTGCCGAGCGATTTAAACTCCTTCAACCTGCCGAGTATTTCAAGGTTGCCTTCCATCGATTTACCGAAGCCCAGGCCGGGGTCTACGATGATGCTGTCCCTGTCTATCCCCCTTGAGACCGCGAACTCGACCCTGCCATGGAGCCAGCCGTAGACCTCGCCCATGAGGTCGGCGTAGCGGGTATCAAGCTGCATCGTCTCCGGAGTGCCTCTCCTGTGCATGAGTATGACAGGCGCTCCGCTTGCCGCCGCCACATCTGCCATCGCGTCGTCAGCCGTCAATGCGCTCACGTCATTTATTATCGAAGCTCCGGCTTCAAGGGCCGCCTTCGCGACAGCGGCCTTCGTAGTATCTATTGATACGGTAAGCCCTGCCTTTGATAAAGCCTCTACGACAGGAAGAACGCGCTTCAACTCATCCTCCGCGCAAATGGGCTTTGCCCCAGGCCTCGTCGACTCTCCGCCGACGTCTATCCAGCGGGCTCCCTCTTCGGCCATCTCAAGCCCTCTGGCCGCCGCCTTGCCACGATCGACGAAGGCGCCCCCGTCAGAGAAAGAGTCCGGGGTGACGTTCAGTATGCCCATTATAAGAGTAGACGGGCCTATGGTGAAGCTCTCAGCGCCGCCCTTTACAACATAGGTCCGCTGGTCCATACCCTTGATGGCCTCCTTCATCGAGGCGGCTATCTCAGGGAGGCCGAATGCCTGGCGGGCAAGCTTCTCGAAAAGAGCAAGGAAGTGCGCCATGGTGCCGGAGACTATGGCGTCCGTCCGCTCTACCGAGCACGAGGCCACGCCTCTGGCAACAGCCGCCTCGCCCCCTATGGAGAGGATGTCCTGCTTGAGGATATTCGCCTGGGCGGGGGTAAGCCCTTCTACCTTGAGGTTATAATGGAGCTGCTTGGGGGCCATTATCCTGGCCCCGGCCGGATCCACGCCGATCCGCTCCATCTCCGAGCGCGACCTATCGGCACAAGCTATCTCAAGGCATCTTACAGGCAACCTCACCAGAGTCTATCCGGAAGAAATTTTATCGGAATATAAACCGGCCGCTTGTGCGGCCGGTTTATGAACGACAGATAGGCGTAAACGGGATTTGGGCCGCGGCTACTTTACGGAAACCCCGAGGCTGGCCGCGTCCTCAGGCTTGAGCGTCTCAGGCCTGGACCCGGAAGGCCCAGGGTCAGCTGGCCCCTCGTCGTCGCCGGAGAATATGAGCCTGTCTATCTCTGGGCCGTCCAGGACCTCTTTTTCAAGCAAGGCCTTTGCGAGCCTGTGCAGGACGCCCATGTTCGAGTCGATGAGCTTCCTGGCCCTGGCATAGTTCTCGATGACCGTCTTCTTTATCTCGGAGTCTATCTCCTCGGCGGTCTCTTCGCTGAAATCTCTCCGCTGCGCCATCTCTTTGCCGAGGAATATATGCTCTTCCTTCTTGCCGAACGTAAGCGGGCCGAGTTTATCGCTCATGCCCCATTCGCATACCATCTTGCGGGCAAGCTCTGTGGCCCGTTCGATATCGTTGCCGGCGCCTGTGGTCATGTGGTGAAGGACAAGCTCCTCCGCCGCCCTGCCGCCCATGAGCACCGCTATATTGTTGATGAGATATTCCTTGCTGTAGGTATGCCGCTCGTCTATCGGGAGCTGCTGCGTAAGGCCAAGGGCCATGCCCCTCGGTATTATCGAGACCTTGTGTATGGGGTCTGTGCCGGGTATGAGCCTCGCCACGAGCGTATGGCCAGCCTCGTGGTAAGCAGTACTTTTCTTCTCGGCCTCGTTTATAATCATGGACCGCCTCTCGGCGCCCATGAGGAGCTTGTCTTTCGCCTCGTCGAACTCGGCCTTCTCAAGCTTGTCCTTGCCCCTCCTGGCGGCAAGTAGGGCCGCCTCGTTCACCAGGTTTGCAAGGTCTGCGCCGGAAAAACCCGGTGTGCCCCTTGCGATGACATCCATCTCGACGTCGGGCGCGAGCGGGGTCTTAGAGGTATGTACCCGGAGTATCTCCTCCCTGCCCTTTATGTCGGGCTTGAGCACGACAACGTTCCTGTCGAACCTTCCCGGACGGAGAAGGGCCGGGTCGAGCACGTCCGGCCTGTTGGTGGCGGCTATGATGATGACGCCCTCGTTGGACTCGAAGCCGTCCATCTCGACGAGGAGCTGATTTAAAGTCTGCTCCCTCTCGTCATGGCCGCCGCCAAGGCCAGCGCCCCTGTGGCGGCCCACGGCGTCGATCTCGTCTATGAATATTATGCAGGGCGCGTTCTTCTTTCCCTGCACAAAGAGGTCCCTTACTCTCGATGCGCCGACCCCAACGAACATCTCAACGAAATCGCTCCCGGATATAGAGAAGAAAGGGACGCCTGCCTCTCCGGCTATCGCCCTTGCGAGAAGGGTCTTACCGGTGCCCGGAGGGCCTACCAGAAGCACACCCTTGGGGATGCGTCCGCCAAGGCGGGTAAACTTCTTCGGGTCCTTCAGGAACTCAATTACCTCCTCGACCTCTTCCTTGGCCTCTTCTATCCCGGCTACGTCCTTGAAGGTCACCCTGTGCTGGCTCTCGTTAAGGAGCTTGGCCCTGGATTTGCCGAAGCTCATGGCCTTGCCCCCGCCGCTTTGCATCTGGCGCATGAAGAATATCCAGACCCCGATGAGGAGTATCATCGGGAACCATGAGACGAATATGGTGCCCCATGAAGGGCTGTCCACGACCGGCTCGGCGGCGATCTTTACTCCGCTCGACCTGAGCTTCGATATGAGGTCAGGGTACTGGGGGGAGAATGTCTGAAAGACCTTGCCGTCCTTGTATTTGCCGTTTATGTTATTACCCTGGATCGTGACCTCGGATACGTTCCCGGACTCGACCTGCTGGATAAAATCGCTGAAAACGACCTTTTCTAAGGATGGCTGCTTGTAGCTTATAAGGTTAAACATCAGCACGACTGTGGCTATGATTATGAGCCACATGGCTATGTTCTTATATAGCTGGTTCATCTATTCCCCTTTGTAATGAGTTGTTTTCATTCAAATTTAAATAAAAACATTCTGTCATATATTTCTGGATTTTACAATAAAAATCTCCGTTTATTTGACGCTTAACCCTTCTGAAAACGGGCTTTTTTATATAGCGTGCCCTTTTTTTGACCTCAGGTAAGAGGCCCTGGCCATGGAGGCGGCGAAAAGAAAGATATTCATCGTATAGAATATCCACAAAAGCAGTATCATGAGGGTGCCGAGCGACCCGTAGAACTTATTATAGCTCAGGAAATTGGAGACGTAGAGGGCGAAGAGCTGCTTGGCCGCCTCCCACAGGATGGCAAAGAGCGCGCTCCCGAAAAAGGCGTGCCTCAAGTCGAGGTTCCCCCCGGCAAGCACCCTGTAGACAACAGCTATCACAAGAGATATCAGCATAAGTGGCGCGAGGTATCCGAAGACAAGGATAAGGAGAAGCCCGTAGACGTAACCAAGGCCGAAGAGGTCTATCTCGAACCTGTCAAGAAAGAAGAAAAGCGCTGTCACCGATATCGAGGCCAGCGCGGACATTATTGCCAGGAATATCACGACGAGGCCTATCAGCCTGGTCCTGAAAAAACCGAACCTTTCCTCTGTATCGAATATCGAGGTAAGGGCCTTTACCATGGCGTTGAGGACGAGTTCGGCGCCTGAGATGAGAGAAAGGAGGCCCAGCCATCCGAAGGTCTGCCAGTTCTCCGAGAGCGTCCTTAAGTCCCTGACAAGCCCTCCACCGATATACGGGAGGCTCTCCCTGACCATGCCGATTATCCTCTCCTCAAGGTCGGGCCTGGCGCCGAGGACAAAGCCTGCGCCCGCGATTATAAGGAACATTATCGGGATCAGTGAAAAGAAGGCGTAAAAGGAGATGGCGGCCGCGTTTGTCATGCTGCCGTTTTTGCGGAATATCCTTATGCCCTCACTGGCGGCGGATATGAATTCCCTCATGCCTCAATGCCTTCTCCTGAAAACGAGCCGGAGCGGGACCTCCTCAAGGCCGAGGGCCTCCCTCAGGCCGGATGTGAGGTATTTTTCATAGGAAGGCTCCACCCCCTCTGGGTGGTTTGCGAAGATTATGAATGTCGGCGGCATGGTGCCTACCTGGGTAGCGTAGTAGAACTTGACCTCCTTGCCCCTGAAGGACGGCGGCCGGTGCCTGTTCGTCACAGACTCAAGGGCGCTGTTGATGGCCGAGGTCGCTATCTGCCTCCTGGATTTCTCGACGAGCCCGTCGACAGTCTCCAATACCTTCGGGACCCTCTGCCCGGATAGCGCGGAGATAAAGAGCACCGGGGCGTAAGAGATGAATGGGAGCTTCCCCCGGAGGGTATCCTTCGCGTGGTCGGCGGTCCTGGTGTCCTTTTCGACGAGGTCCCATTTGTTGACGACCACCATGCAGCAGCGCTTCCTCTCCTCGATGAGGCCCGCGATCTTTTCGTCCTGCGTCTTTACGCCGTCCTTGCCGTCGATGACAAGCACCGCCACGTCGCATCTTTCTATCGACCTTATCGCCTCCATGACGGAGTAGGTCTCGACGGTCATGCTGACCTTGTTCTTCTTCCTTATGCCGGCGGTGTCTATGAAGAGGTACTTTCCCCCGCCGAGGTCTACCGGCATGTCAACAGGGTCTCTCGTGGTGCCGGCGATGTCGCTGACGATCGCCCTTGGCTTTCCTATTATCCTGTTCAGGAGCGAGGATTTTCCGACGTTCGGCCTGCCGACTATGGCTACCCTTATCCTCTCCTCGTCAACAGGCGCCGGCGAGCGCTCCGGGAGCCTCTTCATTATCTCGTCTATAAGCTCGTTTATCCCAAGGCCGTGCTCGGCTGATATGCCGAGCGCCTCTTCGATGCCGAGCGAGTAAAAATCAGCGGTGAGCGCGGCCTGCCTGGGCGTGTCTATCTTGTTCACGGCGTAGATAACGGGCTTGCCGGCCTTCCGGAGCATGCCTACGAGGTCGGAGTCCTGAGGAGTCAATCCAACCCTTCCGTCCATGACGAATACTATGACGTCGGCGTCCTCGATGGCGACCCGTGCCTGCTCCCTCACCTGATCGAGGATTATATCGCCGGTGGCGGCCTCGAAGCCGCCGGTATCGACGATCGTGAACGGGCGCGCCTCTTCTTCGACGTCCGCGAAGTTAAGATCCCTTGTGACCCCCGGCATGTCGTGGACTATCGCCTTTTTCCTGCCCAGGAGCTTATTGAAAAGCGTCGACTTGCCGACGTTCGGCCTGCCGACGATAGCTACTATAGGTTTCATTTACTGTGCCGCGCAATCCTTTCCAAACTTTTAGAAGCTGAATAAATAATATGATTTTCAGCAGGCTGCTAATACCCGAATTCTTTTAACGCCCCCGGCTTCTTCGTCCACTCCTTCTGAACGCGGACGAACAACTCAAGGAATACCTTCGAGGCGAGGAGCTTCTCGATATCTTCCCTCGCGGCGGTCCCTATCTTCTTGAGCATCGCGCCGCCCTTGCCGATTACGATGCCTTTCTGCGAGTCCCTCTCGACGTTTATGGTGGCGGCGATGGAGATGACCTCTTTTTTTTCCTCGAACCTGTCGATAGTGACGGCTACCGAATACGGTATCTCCTCCCTTGTGAAGATAAATACCTTCTCCCTCACTATCTCGGCTGCTATGAACCTCTCCGGCACGTCCGTCAATACGTCGTCGGGGAAGTACTTCGGCCCCTCTGGCAGGAGAGCGGAAAGGGTATTGACCAATAGCTCCACACCCTCTCCCTTGAGGGCGGAAAGAGGTATTACGTCTTTAAAGGCGTACATCTTCGTGTACCGGTCGATGATAGGGAGTATCAACCTCTTGTCGACCCTGTCCACCTTGTTTATGCCGAGGAGCACCGGGCACTTGAGCCTTTCCAGCGCCTTTATGATGTAGAGATCGTCCTCTGATACGGTCCTGTCTGCCTCGACAAGGAGCACCACCGCGTCCACGTCCCGTATCGACGAGACAGCCTGCTTGACCATGAACTCGTTAAGGAGGCCCTTGCCCTTGTGGATGCCGGGGGTATCCAAGAATACTATCTGGCAGCCGTCGAGGTTTTTGACCCCCCTTACGACGTTCCTTGTCGTCTGCGGCTTTGGCGAGACGATAGATATCTTCTCGCCCAGTATGCTGTTCAACAGGGTGGACTTGCCCGCGTTGGGCCTGCCTATGATGGAAACAAAACCCGATCTGAATGACATTTGTTTAGACTCCGATATTTCAGGATACCATTATAGGATTAAGGTGTCAAAATGGTTTATTTTATGCTAATAAGGAGCCATGGCAGAAGACATTGACAAATTCACCGTCTCGGTAGTGGTCCCTTGCTTCAACGAGGAGGGCAACATAGAAAAGGTCGCCTCCAGCCTTCTCCCGATATTGTCCGCTTACCCCGGCTACGAGATAATCTTCGTGAACGACGGCAGCAGGGACAGGACGCTGGAGGTCATCAAACGGCTCCACGCGGCGAACAGCAAGATAAAATACATCTCGCTTTCGCGGAACTTCGGCCACCAGAACGCGCTAAGGGCCGGCATCGACCACGCCTCAGGCGATTGCGTTATCTCCATGGACGCTGACATGGAGCATCCGCCGGAGCTGATACCCGCCATGATAGAAAAATGGCGCGAAGGCCATGAGGTCGTATTTACCATCAGGGAAGAGAACCCGAATCTCTCATTTTTCAAAAGGACGTCAGCCAGGATATTTTACAGGCTGATGAGCAGTCTCTCCGACTTAGAATTCGAACATGGCACGGCAGACTTCAGGCTCCTGGACAGAAAGGCCGTGGACGCGTTCAGGGAGATGCCGGAAGGGTTCCTCTTCGTAAGGGGCATGGTCAACTGGATGGGTTTCAGCCAATTCGGGATGAGATACGCGCCGAACAAAAGGACGTGCGGAGAATCGAAGTACTCTTTCAGGAAGATGCTCTTCCTGGCGATGAACGGGATAACGTCGTTCAGCACCAAGCCACTTCACCTGTCGACGCTGCTCGGCTTTTTTATCGCCTGCTCGTCTTTCCTGTACGCTTCATACGCCTTCTTCCTGAAGATATTCACCGACAGGGCCATATCGGGCTGGACCTCGGTCATCATAAGCGTCCTCTTTATCGGCGGGGTGCAGCTACTGATGCTCGGCATAATAGGCGAATACCTCGGAAGGCTTTTCATAGAATCAAAAAGAAGGCCGCACTACATCGTGAAGGAAAGATCCCTGCCAAAGGATTGACCGGAGACCCGCCCTCTTTTTCCCTCCCGGGTCAGTATGCCCTGTAATAAGCCGCGAAGTTATACTCGTTTACGTATCTCCTGTACCTGGAGCGGTCAAGCCAGGGTGAGTCCGCGAGGAACTTCTCCTCAGCTCCCGGGAATATTACTATGGCCTTTATGACGCTCCTGTCAGGGATGGAGTCCAGCCCCTTGCCGCCATACAACTGGCCGGCGGAATTTATGAGCGTAGAGTCAAAGGCGTTATATGACGTACTGGTCATGACCGGATGGAAATAAAGGTTGGTCCGTCCGGACTTGATGTTCAGGTACCTTTTTAGAGAAAGCGCCCATTCGTAATTGAGCGCCGGGTCTCCGGCTACGACTATCAGGTCGTCCCTTCCGGTGTTCTCCTCGATAGACGCGATCCATTCGTTCGTGGTCCGGCCCTGAAGGGCAGAAAGAAACCCTTTATCAAAGGAGATCGACAGGTTAAAAAGGACCGCCCACGCCGCAAGCAGCATGAGAAGCGTCTTCTGGTTCAAGTACCTGCCGACGGCGGCTGTCCTGCTTGCGTAGGCGCTGAAGGCGGCGATAGCAAGGAGGATCCACGGTATCACCTGCTGTGACGCCTTGTGAAAACCGGCTGTGGCAAAGGCCATTGAAGGCACCTTTCTGAACTGAGAGAGCGCTTCAAGGTTGGGTACGGTGAAGGTTATCGAAAGCTTCGGGCCGCTCATCATCCACGCCCCGATAAGGACGGAAGCCGCGGCTGCGCCCCATCCCGCCAGAGAGCGCGCGCTGAATGACTGCCTCCGGGCTTTCATCTTCTCCCCCACGAGAGTTATCATCTGTACGGACATAAAGGCCAGGCCGAAGGCGCCGGGGAGTATGTACCTTTCGCTTACGCCTGATTTCGCGTAGACAAGCGCCTGCGGGACTACCGACAACAAGAGAAGCACCATGGACGGCATGACCTCGCGGGCGGCCCCCAGGGCGTCCCTTGATGTAGCAAGCAAAAGCGCCAGCCCGGCGAGTATGAGCCAGCCCTGGGCGGCGAAGAGGTAATTTACGATCGCCGAAAGGAAGGAAAGGGCGCTAAAGCCCTCATAGCCGGCATAGCCCGTGCCAGAGGTTCCTATCATGAGCTTGATAAAAAGAAGGCCTGCCGCGCTTGCGGCAAGGAGGACCGCTATGGGAACGGCATTCTTTTTCGCAGCTTCGAGCCAACCCCGGCAACTCAAGCGGCTGGCCCAGACCTTGAAGAACAGCATCGCGGGGATAAAGGGGATGAAGGTCTCCTTTACCAGCATCATGAGGATACCCGCGAGCACGAAGAGGGCGTCAAAGGCAAGGCTCTTCCTCTTCGCGCCGAGAACGGCGGAAAGGGACATAACCGACAGGATGAACATAGCCAGAGTCTCGCCCGGGCCAAACCTCCACCAGATGGCGGACTGAAATCCGAGAAGCAAAAGCAGCGGGAACAGGAGCGCCTCAAAAAGACCGAAGCCCCAGACCAGAAGAGATGCCGAGAAAAAGGCGGAAGAGAGCCATGCCAGGACCCCGGTATATACGCCCCAGGCAAGAAAGCCTGTCCCGAAGAGCTTTATCTCGACAAGCCTGTGTATGTAATAGAGCGGACGGAACCTGCCTGAGGCCATGTCGCCGCCGATGAGATCCACCGCCGTGGTGAATAGGCCCGTACCCTTCATGCTCTCGGAGAAATATACGATCTCGTGGTCGTCGGTAAAATGGAAGCCGGATGTGAGGGTCCCGGCAAGGGCGAGGAAAACGGACCAGAATATCAGGAAGAAGATGAACGGAACGGCCTTTTTCATATCAAATGAGAGTTAACCTTTCTAAAACGGCTGGGCCTGTCTTAAGTTACCAATCCGCCTCTGTCTGGTAGATCGACATAACCCCGCCGGGATCTTGCCAGCTATAGAGCTCCTTAAGGGGGAGGCGCTCCCTGAAATCGCTCTCCAAGGTATTTGGCGTGTCAGTTGGCGTTATGAAGAGCAGGTAGTCGCCGTTTTTTAT
It includes:
- a CDS encoding pyridoxine 5'-phosphate synthase: MAKLSVNVDHVATVRQARLATEPDPVSAAVLAELAGADGITVHLREDRRHIQDRDVQVLRRTVKTELNLEMAATKEMLESALEIKPDMVTLVPEKRQELTTEGGLDVKTHLEHLKRFVGQLKDAGIRVNLFVDPSPEAVKACHRIGSDGVELHTGTYAESKEGPAMHSELKRIYDSAIFSRKLGLKTHAGHGLDYGNIIPVASIREIDEFAIGFSIIARSIYTGIGEAVREMKRLIIEAR
- a CDS encoding phosphoglucosamine mutase; this translates as MRVKKRLFGTDGVRGVANIEPMTSEMALQLGRAIAYIFKQEARRHRIVIGKDTRLSGYMLESAMMAGICSMGVDALMVGPLPTPGIAFITSSMRADAGVVISASHNPYQDNGIKFFSRDGLKLPDDLELKIEQFIFENHDPSHRPTAREVGKAYRVDDAIGRYVVFAKNTFPKELTLDGLKIAVDCANGAAYKVAPSVFYELGAEVITTGVSPDGENINHECGALYPEKVASLVRATGAHVGFALDGDGDRCIMVDERGNVLDGDYILAICASGMLKEGTLKGNTVVSTIMSNSGFEEAIRNAGGKVIRTAVGDRYVVEEMLRGGYNLGGEQSGHIIYLDHTTTGDGVISGLQVLKMMVQEGKPLSELAKVMTTYPQILLNVKVREKKDLGSIPAVAKALKDVEEKLKDKGRAFIRYSGTEPLARITIEGERKEEIAAMASELAEVLKKEIG
- a CDS encoding TIGR00159 family protein; this translates as MIENIFGINTVIAVLDIAIVAFVLYWLMLMFKGTRAERMLWGIAIIVVVYFVSQRFELLTLHWILSNFLGSIVIFLIVVFQQDIRRALVQMGKPFSTRDTMNSGGLLEEIVKAVSKMSKERTGGIVVLERSIDLGDFVGEEAGVELDARVSKELILSIFNPASPIHDGAIIVKNGRVSRAGAILPLTARELSNSMGTRHRAAIGLAEETDAAIIVVSEETGEMTLVVEDGLQVDLGADKLLGDLKKLFAHKGYPRKDIFPWRAPVK
- a CDS encoding dihydropteroate synthase gives rise to the protein MERIGVDPAGARIMAPKQLHYNLKVEGLTPAQANILKQDILSIGGEAAVARGVASCSVERTDAIVSGTMAHFLALFEKLARQAFGLPEIAASMKEAIKGMDQRTYVVKGGAESFTIGPSTLIMGILNVTPDSFSDGGAFVDRGKAAARGLEMAEEGARWIDVGGESTRPGAKPICAEDELKRVLPVVEALSKAGLTVSIDTTKAAVAKAALEAGASIINDVSALTADDAMADVAAASGAPVILMHRRGTPETMQLDTRYADLMGEVYGWLHGRVEFAVSRGIDRDSIIVDPGLGFGKSMEGNLEILGRLKEFKSLGRPVLVGASRKSFIGRITGGADAGQRLSGTLAASVAAVMNGASILRVHDVKEAKDAALVADAIVNHR
- a CDS encoding ribosome biogenesis GTPase Der, with the translated sequence MKPIVAIVGRPNVGKSTLFNKLLGRKKAIVHDMPGVTRDLNFADVEEEARPFTIVDTGGFEAATGDIILDQVREQARVAIEDADVIVFVMDGRVGLTPQDSDLVGMLRKAGKPVIYAVNKIDTPRQAALTADFYSLGIEEALGISAEHGLGINELIDEIMKRLPERSPAPVDEERIRVAIVGRPNVGKSSLLNRIIGKPRAIVSDIAGTTRDPVDMPVDLGGGKYLFIDTAGIRKKNKVSMTVETYSVMEAIRSIERCDVAVLVIDGKDGVKTQDEKIAGLIEERKRCCMVVVNKWDLVEKDTRTADHAKDTLRGKLPFISYAPVLFISALSGQRVPKVLETVDGLVEKSRRQIATSAINSALESVTNRHRPPSFRGKEVKFYYATQVGTMPPTFIIFANHPEGVEPSYEKYLTSGLREALGLEEVPLRLVFRRRH
- a CDS encoding GTPase Era codes for the protein MSFRSGFVSIIGRPNAGKSTLLNSILGEKISIVSPKPQTTRNVVRGVKNLDGCQIVFLDTPGIHKGKGLLNEFMVKQAVSSIRDVDAVVLLVEADRTVSEDDLYIIKALERLKCPVLLGINKVDRVDKRLILPIIDRYTKMYAFKDVIPLSALKGEGVELLVNTLSALLPEGPKYFPDDVLTDVPERFIAAEIVREKVFIFTREEIPYSVAVTIDRFEEKKEVISIAATINVERDSQKGIVIGKGGAMLKKIGTAAREDIEKLLASKVFLELFVRVQKEWTKKPGALKEFGY
- a CDS encoding glycosyl transferase family 2, with translation MAEDIDKFTVSVVVPCFNEEGNIEKVASSLLPILSAYPGYEIIFVNDGSRDRTLEVIKRLHAANSKIKYISLSRNFGHQNALRAGIDHASGDCVISMDADMEHPPELIPAMIEKWREGHEVVFTIREENPNLSFFKRTSARIFYRLMSSLSDLEFEHGTADFRLLDRKAVDAFREMPEGFLFVRGMVNWMGFSQFGMRYAPNKRTCGESKYSFRKMLFLAMNGITSFSTKPLHLSTLLGFFIACSSFLYASYAFFLKIFTDRAISGWTSVIISVLFIGGVQLLMLGIIGEYLGRLFIESKRRPHYIVKERSLPKD